The Ornithinibacillus sp. 4-3 region AATGCAACAATTTGCGTTTTTCATACACATGTAGCAAATCAAATCCCTGAAGAGAAGAAACATATGTTAATGGAGAGGGTTTGGGAAATTGGTCTGAGCCGTAATATTTTTCATATTTATAATAATATGTGGGATCGGGACTTGCATGTTGATGCTATTATTGACGGGGAATTAAGCGAGCAGCTTGCTTGTAAAACAGATGGTCATGGGCGTTGGTTTACTTGGGAAAAGAAACAAAATGGATAGAGCGAGGCATAAGCCTGTCTATCCATTTTACCTGTGTTCTTATTTATCAAGATGTTTAATATATTCTTTCATATATGCTGGCATGTCTGCTGGGCTACGACTGGAAATGAAATTATCATCTACACAGCACAGTTGATTCACCCAATTCGCACCAGCATTTTTCATATCATCTTTAATGGCGGGGGTACTAGTAACGGTTCTTCCTTTAAGCACATCAGCTGACACAAGCACCCAGCCGGCGTGGCAAATAGAACCAATTGTTTTCCCTGCTGCATCTAGCTTTTGTACAAGCTCTTTTACCTCAGGATAACGTCTTAATTTATCAGGTGCCCAACCACCTGGAATTAAAATACCATCATAATCTTCTGCTTTTACATCAGCATAGCCATAATCTGTTTTAGCAACTACACCATACTGGCCAGTGTATTCTTTACCAGCTTCTTCGCCAACAATATGGACAGTTACTTCATCTTCTTGAAGTCGATAAATCGGATACCATAGCTCTAAATCATTATAATTATTGTCTACAATCGTAATTACTTTTTTGTCTTTTAAGCTCATTCTATCTATCTCCTCCTATGATTTTATAGTGCATGTTCAAAAAGGTTATTTTGTTGGACTTTTTGAACAACCTCTATAATAAAGATTATAACGATTGTACCAAAAAAGGCTTTAGACCTGTAATTAAAACGCTTAGATGTCTTAAGAGGGGATGGGAATTCTAGTTAATAGTATGCTAAGTAGTGATTAAATTAGAGAATATTCTGGTCTTAATTTTTCTAATTCTGTTCGTTGCGCTGGAAAATAAAAAAAGGTAGTATAAAAGAAAAGTTTTAAATGTGATGGATAAATAAATTGGAGGTAATAAAATGACAGATAAAATTCGTATTGGAATTGTTGGTTATGGGAATCTAGGAAAAGGTGCGGAACACGCAATTAAACAACAAGCAGATATGGAATTAGTGGCAGTATTCTCTCGTAGAGATCCATCATCTGTCGGTGTTAAGGATCCGAATGTGAAGGTGTTACCTCTTGATGAAGCTGAGAAATATCAGGATGAAATTGATGTAATGATATTATGTGGTGGTTCGGCAACTGATTTACCAGAACAAACACCGATGCTTGCAAAGCTGTTTAATACAGTAGATAGCTATGATACACATGCGAAAATTCCGGAATTCTTTGCTTCTGTGGATGAAGCTGCTAAGCCTAATGGAAAAACAAGTATTATTTCTGTTGGATGGGATCCAGGCGTATTTTCTATCAATCGTGTGATGGCTGAGGCAATTCTAGCAGATGGTGGAACATATACTTTCTGGGGTAAAGGTTTAAGCCAAGGTCATTCTGATGCGATCCGTCGTGTTGATGGGGTAAAAGCAGGTGTTCAGTATACCATTCCTTCTGAGACAGCAGTAGACAGAGTTAGAAATGGTGAGAATCCAGAATTATCAACTGGAGACCGTCATACACGTGAATGCTTTGTTGTTGCCGAGGAAGGTGCAGATCAGGAAAAAATTGAACAAGAAATCAAGACAATGCCAAATTATTTCGATGAGTATGACACAACGGTTCATTTTATTACAGAAGAAGAGCTAGCACGTGATCATGCTGAGATGCCACATGGTGGATTTGTTATTCGTAGTGGAAATACTGGTGAAGGAAATAATCAGATTTTCGAACTCCGCTTACAATTAAGCAGTAATCCAGAGTTCACATCTAGTGTACTTGTTGCTTATGCACGAGCAGCATATCGATTAAATAAAGAGGGTCAAACAGGAGCGAAGACAGTGTTCGATATCGCACCGAATTATATTTCACCAAAATCACCAGCAGATTTACGTCGTGATTATTTATAAAAGGTGGCAATTGAAATGGAAGCTGCTGTTTTATTAGAAAAAATAGATGAACAACAAA contains the following coding sequences:
- a CDS encoding diaminopimelate dehydrogenase, translated to MTDKIRIGIVGYGNLGKGAEHAIKQQADMELVAVFSRRDPSSVGVKDPNVKVLPLDEAEKYQDEIDVMILCGGSATDLPEQTPMLAKLFNTVDSYDTHAKIPEFFASVDEAAKPNGKTSIISVGWDPGVFSINRVMAEAILADGGTYTFWGKGLSQGHSDAIRRVDGVKAGVQYTIPSETAVDRVRNGENPELSTGDRHTRECFVVAEEGADQEKIEQEIKTMPNYFDEYDTTVHFITEEELARDHAEMPHGGFVIRSGNTGEGNNQIFELRLQLSSNPEFTSSVLVAYARAAYRLNKEGQTGAKTVFDIAPNYISPKSPADLRRDYL
- a CDS encoding type 1 glutamine amidotransferase domain-containing protein, which encodes MSLKDKKVITIVDNNYNDLELWYPIYRLQEDEVTVHIVGEEAGKEYTGQYGVVAKTDYGYADVKAEDYDGILIPGGWAPDKLRRYPEVKELVQKLDAAGKTIGSICHAGWVLVSADVLKGRTVTSTPAIKDDMKNAGANWVNQLCCVDDNFISSRSPADMPAYMKEYIKHLDK